ATGAAGAGATCAAGGTTACTGTAGAGAAGATCATCGCTGACAAGCTTGCCGTGGCTGTTAACCAAACCGATAAAATGGCGCGGGAGGAAGCCCGGGAGGCATTGAAGCAGGAGGTCTTGGATCAACTGGGAGAGCATTACGATCATAAGTATCTTCTGGCCGCTGTTGAAGACCTTGAGCGAACACTGATCCGCCATAATATCTTAACTGAGGGATGCCGTCCGGATGGGCGCGATCTTACCACTATTCGTCCTATCACCTGCGAGGTTGGTTTACTACCCAGGACACATGGCTCAGGACTATTTACACGAGGACAAACCCAAGTATTGACAATCGCTACCCTCGGTTCGATCAGTGACGAACAGATCATTGATGGCCTGGGCTTAGAGGAATCAAAGCGTTTTATGCACCACTACAATTTTCCTCCCTTCAGCGTAGGCGAGGTGAGGCGTATGGGTTCGCCTGGGAGACGCGAGATCGGTCATGGTGCCCTTGCTGAGCGTGCATTGGCCCCCATCATCCCTGATACGATAGAATTCCCATATACTATTCGTCTCGTATCAGAAGTTTTGAGCTCTAACGGGTCGACATCAATGGCCAGTGTTTGTGCCAGCACACTCTCCCTGATGGATGCCGGCGTGCCGATCAAGGCACCTGTGGCTGGAGTAGCGATGGGGTTGATAACGGACGAAAAGAACAACTTCGCTATCCTTACTGACATTCAAGGAATTGAAGACCACCTAGGAGACATGGATTTTAAGGTAGCCGGCACGGCCAGGGGCATCACTGCCCTTCAAATGGACGTGAAGGTCCCTGGACTCAGCTACGATATAATGCAAAAGGCCTTGACCCAAGCCCGCGACGCTCGTCTATTCATCCTCGACCGAATGCTGGAGACGATTGCCCACTCCAGACCTGAGTTATCACCGCACGCACCACACATCTTACGAACGACTATTCCTGTAGATAAGATTGGTGTTCTTATCGGCCCTGGCGGCCGCAACATCAGGAGCCTGCAAGAGGAGATGCATGTAAAGATAGATGTAGAAGATGACGGTAGCGTTTTCATCTCCTCTCCCGATGCCGACGCCTCTCAACGGGCCCTTCTTGCTGTAGAACGTCTCACCAAAGATGTGGAATTAGGTGCCGTCTACTTAGGACATGTGACACGCCT
Above is a genomic segment from Chloroflexota bacterium containing:
- a CDS encoding polyribonucleotide nucleotidyltransferase translates to MHQYEITIGGRQLQIETGQLAEQANGAVTVRYGDTLVLATATASKERRPDIDFFPLTVDYEERLYAAGKIPGGFFKREGRPSEQAILTCRLTDRSMRPLFPKAFHNDVQIIVTVLSADQENEPDVLSIVGASAALSISDIPFDGPVGAVRIGYINNQFVLNPTTVQLELSQLDLVVAGTANAVVMVESGAKEVPEEIVLEAIKFGQVALQDIVKMQERMVEEIGQPKMQYSVDELDEEIKVTVEKIIADKLAVAVNQTDKMAREEAREALKQEVLDQLGEHYDHKYLLAAVEDLERTLIRHNILTEGCRPDGRDLTTIRPITCEVGLLPRTHGSGLFTRGQTQVLTIATLGSISDEQIIDGLGLEESKRFMHHYNFPPFSVGEVRRMGSPGRREIGHGALAERALAPIIPDTIEFPYTIRLVSEVLSSNGSTSMASVCASTLSLMDAGVPIKAPVAGVAMGLITDEKNNFAILTDIQGIEDHLGDMDFKVAGTARGITALQMDVKVPGLSYDIMQKALTQARDARLFILDRMLETIAHSRPELSPHAPHILRTTIPVDKIGVLIGPGGRNIRSLQEEMHVKIDVEDDGSVFISSPDADASQRALLAVERLTKDVELGAVYLGHVTRLSNFGAFVEILPGKEGLVRTAELAEYHVSRPEDVVRVGDEIMVKVIEIDSQGRINLSRRTVLEGTTSQTDAASKRATQVMPGDRFQHPRRPAPPHSPERERRLTGPSHPEQRQPPRRPFGKRW